Proteins from a single region of bacterium:
- a CDS encoding NADH-quinone oxidoreductase subunit M, which produces MFFMLLSSILATPLVTALVIMFLPRERTTWPRWAALAGTVLAVILTTLLVMRFDGAAGGYQLAVTMPLIPSIGIQYALAVDGMGLVMVILTAIIIFTGVLASWEVDNRPQEFFAFLLVLVTGVFGVFISRDLFLFFLFYEIAVLPMYLLIGIWGTGKKEYSAMKLTLYLMLGSALMLVGILALYFSGAVQNFHLEIIAQKMFTPGFQKIVFPVLFLGFGILAGFWPFHTWSPDGHASAPTAVSMLHAGVLMKLGAFGIIRIGIELLPIGASFWAPYLALFTLVNIVYGAMVAMAQTDLKYVIAYSSVSHMGIVLLGICTLHPIALNGAVLQMFSHGIMTGLFFALVGMVYGRTHTRIIPEMGGLAKKMPFLAMAFTVGGLVSLGLPGFSGFVAELLVFLGAFQVRPILTVIAVTGILFTAIYVLRVVQKIFFGPEKTAFAIISDANFIEKLCLSILMLVLLAVGIYPKVLIQFINLSIEPIHALLGAVQ; this is translated from the coding sequence GTGTTTTTCATGTTGTTATCAAGTATTTTGGCCACACCGCTGGTGACGGCGCTGGTGATCATGTTTTTGCCGCGTGAACGCACGACCTGGCCCCGTTGGGCAGCGCTGGCCGGAACCGTGCTGGCGGTGATACTGACAACCCTATTGGTGATGCGTTTTGATGGTGCTGCCGGCGGTTATCAGCTTGCGGTGACCATGCCATTGATTCCTTCCATCGGGATTCAATATGCCCTGGCAGTAGACGGCATGGGACTTGTCATGGTCATTTTAACTGCGATTATTATTTTTACCGGTGTTTTGGCATCCTGGGAAGTCGACAACCGGCCTCAGGAATTTTTTGCATTTCTGTTGGTATTGGTCACCGGCGTGTTCGGCGTGTTTATTTCCCGTGATTTGTTTCTTTTCTTCCTTTTTTACGAGATCGCAGTATTGCCGATGTATCTGTTGATCGGCATTTGGGGGACCGGAAAAAAAGAGTACTCCGCCATGAAGCTGACGCTTTATTTGATGCTGGGGAGCGCACTGATGCTGGTGGGAATCCTTGCGCTGTATTTTAGCGGCGCTGTTCAGAATTTTCATCTTGAGATAATTGCTCAAAAAATGTTTACACCCGGGTTTCAAAAAATAGTTTTCCCGGTCCTGTTTTTGGGTTTCGGAATACTGGCAGGATTTTGGCCTTTTCATACTTGGTCGCCGGACGGACATGCTTCGGCACCAACAGCGGTTTCCATGCTGCATGCCGGCGTTCTGATGAAGCTGGGGGCTTTTGGTATTATCCGTATTGGGATTGAATTGCTGCCCATTGGGGCGAGTTTTTGGGCACCCTATTTGGCGCTGTTTACCTTGGTTAATATTGTTTACGGTGCCATGGTGGCTATGGCCCAAACCGATCTTAAATATGTGATTGCCTATTCGTCGGTCTCGCACATGGGGATTGTTTTGCTGGGTATTTGCACACTTCATCCCATTGCTTTAAATGGTGCGGTTTTGCAGATGTTTTCCCACGGCATTATGACCGGTCTTTTCTTCGCCCTGGTGGGGATGGTTTATGGCAGGACCCATACGCGAATTATTCCCGAGATGGGCGGATTGGCAAAAAAAATGCCTTTTTTAGCCATGGCATTTACTGTCGGCGGGTTGGTTTCCCTCGGGTTGCCCGGATTTTCCGGATTTGTCGCTGAGTTGCTGGTTTTTCTGGGCGCGTTTCAAGTAAGACCCATCTTAACTGTTATTGCAGTAACCGGTATTTTATTTACGGCCATTTATGTGTTGCGGGTTGTCCAGAAAATATTTTTTGGACCTGAAAAAACCGCCTTTGCAATCATTTCGGATGCTAATTTTATTGAAAAACTTTGTCTGAGTATTTTAATGTTGGTGTTGCTCGCGGTGGGGATTTACCCGAAAGTATTGATTCAATTTATTAATTTGAGTATTGAGCCGATTCATGCGCTGTTGGGAGCTGTTCAATGA
- the nuoL gene encoding NADH-quinone oxidoreductase subunit L has translation MIDHAWIIPVLPLAAAALVALLGRRASKIAGSITAGAVFFALIISLKLLTRLIVNPGVNQVTVPWVESAGKLALEAGMLIDPLSVLMLVLVTFISLMVQIYSLGYMAEDPDKPRYFSYISLFTFSMIGLVMANNLVMIYMFWELVGLSSYLLIGFWYQKPEAANAGKKAFIVTRFGDLGFLIAILLLGFLLNTFNVIEIGQAATAGKLSGGMATLLALLIFAGAAGKSAQFPLHVWLPDAMEGPTPVSALIHAATMVAAGVFFVARVYPVFQASETAMLVIAYVGGFTAIFSASIGCVQNDIKRILAFSTISQLGYMMMALGCGGYSAGLFHLMTHAAFKALLFLGAGSIIHAVHTNNIWEMGGLLRRMGITGTTMLVASLALAGVFPFSGFFSKDAILFAAFDAGRMDLLVIGLVTALLTSFYIFRMFFIVFAGQPSHGHRGHESPPNMTVPLIFLALLSIGLGFFHNSFSRFIAHAFGAVQETASHHNRLIPMFAFLAAVLGFGWAYIVYAQKAVSAALLERRFSFWHRLIGNKYYIDELYAFFVRYVLFALSEGLAWFDRHIIDGAVDGLAWLCRVGGEGMRRLQVGRLHAYLLAFFVGLIVMIVTLLIANDDVMAFLL, from the coding sequence ATGATTGACCATGCCTGGATTATTCCCGTGCTGCCATTGGCGGCTGCTGCGCTGGTAGCATTGTTAGGCAGGCGGGCAAGTAAAATTGCCGGGAGCATCACTGCGGGTGCCGTGTTTTTTGCACTGATTATTTCGCTTAAACTATTGACCAGGCTGATTGTCAATCCCGGTGTTAATCAGGTCACTGTTCCCTGGGTTGAATCAGCCGGCAAGCTGGCTTTGGAAGCCGGCATGTTGATTGATCCGCTTTCAGTTTTGATGCTGGTGCTGGTTACATTTATTTCCTTGATGGTGCAGATATATTCCCTGGGATATATGGCGGAGGACCCGGACAAACCCCGCTATTTTTCCTATATATCGCTGTTCACCTTTTCCATGATCGGGCTGGTTATGGCCAACAATCTGGTTATGATTTATATGTTCTGGGAATTGGTGGGTCTTTCCTCTTATTTATTGATCGGGTTTTGGTATCAGAAACCCGAAGCTGCCAATGCCGGAAAAAAAGCGTTTATTGTGACCCGGTTTGGTGATTTGGGATTTTTAATCGCAATATTGCTGCTGGGATTTCTGCTGAATACCTTTAATGTTATTGAAATCGGTCAGGCGGCAACAGCGGGGAAGTTAAGCGGTGGCATGGCAACCCTGCTGGCATTGCTTATTTTTGCAGGCGCGGCCGGCAAGAGTGCACAATTTCCTCTGCATGTTTGGCTGCCGGATGCCATGGAAGGTCCGACACCGGTTTCTGCGTTGATTCATGCAGCAACGATGGTGGCGGCCGGTGTTTTTTTTGTGGCGCGGGTCTATCCGGTTTTTCAGGCGTCTGAAACAGCGATGCTGGTGATCGCTTATGTGGGAGGCTTTACCGCGATTTTTTCCGCCAGCATCGGCTGTGTACAAAATGACATCAAACGTATTTTGGCATTTTCCACGATTTCACAACTGGGGTATATGATGATGGCCCTGGGGTGCGGCGGTTACAGTGCCGGCTTGTTTCATTTGATGACCCATGCGGCATTCAAAGCACTGCTTTTTTTAGGCGCCGGATCGATCATTCATGCAGTGCATACCAATAATATCTGGGAGATGGGTGGTTTGCTGCGGCGGATGGGAATTACCGGGACAACCATGTTGGTTGCTTCATTGGCATTGGCAGGTGTTTTTCCTTTTTCCGGTTTTTTTAGCAAGGACGCTATTTTGTTTGCCGCGTTTGATGCCGGGCGCATGGATTTGTTGGTGATTGGTCTGGTGACTGCGTTGTTGACCAGTTTCTATATTTTCCGGATGTTTTTTATTGTTTTTGCCGGTCAACCGTCGCATGGGCATCGCGGACATGAATCCCCCCCCAATATGACAGTACCGCTTATTTTTTTGGCATTGCTTTCTATTGGTTTGGGATTTTTCCACAACAGCTTTAGTCGTTTTATCGCGCATGCCTTTGGGGCTGTTCAAGAAACAGCGAGCCATCATAACCGTTTGATTCCCATGTTTGCTTTTTTAGCTGCGGTCCTTGGTTTTGGTTGGGCCTATATTGTTTATGCGCAAAAAGCGGTGTCAGCTGCACTTTTGGAGCGGCGATTTTCTTTTTGGCACCGGTTGATTGGCAACAAATATTATATTGATGAACTATATGCTTTTTTTGTCCGCTATGTGCTGTTTGCCCTTTCGGAAGGGCTGGCTTGGTTTGACCGGCACATTATTGACGGCGCGGTGGATGGTTTAGCCTGGCTCTGCCGGGTTGGCGGCGAAGGTATGCGCCGGTTGCAAGTAGGACGACTGCATGCCTATTTGCTGGCGTTTTTTGTCGGATTGATTGTGATGATCGTTACCTTGCTGATTGCCAATGACGATGTCATGGCGTTTTTGCTGTAA
- the nuoK gene encoding NADH-quinone oxidoreductase subunit NuoK, giving the protein MEGLSMIHYLIVSIVLFGISLYGVFTRRNAIALLLAIELIMLAVALNFTAATYFLGHAGGQIFAIFIITVSAAEAAVGLALVIAIYRRQKNVDLDQLTLLKG; this is encoded by the coding sequence ATGGAAGGATTGAGTATGATTCACTATCTGATTGTTTCAATTGTTTTGTTCGGCATCAGCCTTTATGGTGTTTTTACCCGGAGGAATGCCATCGCGCTTTTACTCGCAATCGAATTGATTATGTTGGCAGTGGCTTTGAATTTTACTGCTGCAACCTATTTTTTGGGACATGCCGGCGGCCAGATTTTTGCTATTTTTATTATTACCGTTTCGGCGGCTGAAGCCGCAGTGGGATTGGCCCTGGTCATTGCAATCTATCGCAGGCAAAAAAATGTGGATCTTGACCAATTAACGCTTTTAAAGGGATGA
- a CDS encoding NADH-quinone oxidoreductase subunit J — translation MIAIIAAVVTVTSRNLLYAVLALAVASLAVAGLMLTLSAEFLAFVVILVYVGAVVVIGVFAVMLTGQFKKPTLPPSNELKILGAGVAAALTGILIGVVLVQPIAPVSAAHTVSVQQIGRLLLTEYVLPFELVSVLLLAALVGAIVIARGKEAQ, via the coding sequence ATGATCGCCATCATTGCTGCGGTGGTGACCGTGACCAGCCGTAATTTGTTGTATGCGGTATTGGCTTTGGCAGTTGCCTCGCTGGCAGTTGCCGGTTTGATGCTGACGTTATCCGCCGAATTTTTAGCGTTTGTCGTGATTTTGGTTTACGTGGGTGCTGTAGTGGTGATCGGTGTTTTTGCTGTGATGCTGACCGGGCAGTTTAAAAAGCCCACACTGCCGCCCAGCAATGAACTCAAAATTCTTGGTGCCGGGGTTGCAGCCGCCCTGACAGGCATATTAATCGGGGTGGTATTAGTACAACCGATTGCGCCGGTTTCGGCCGCCCATACGGTATCCGTACAACAGATCGGCCGCTTATTACTTACCGAGTATGTATTGCCGTTTGAATTGGTCTCCGTGCTGTTGTTGGCGGCACTGGTGGGCGCCATTGTGATTGCCCGGGGCAAGGAGGCGCAATGA
- a CDS encoding NADH-quinone oxidoreductase subunit I produces the protein MKRFFKEPWDVVISLVKGLAITLRQLFSKPCTIQYPEERLIWPDRTRGRLVLPRDPETGKNRCTACMICQRSCPNGSIEITGRTNAAGKKEAEDYLLHLDRCTFCGICVEVCPFDALRMSHEHELAVTDKTALTLHLQNESIEFNEKWRGGLPGKQD, from the coding sequence ATGAAACGATTTTTCAAAGAACCCTGGGATGTTGTTATAAGCTTGGTCAAAGGATTGGCGATAACGCTGCGCCAACTTTTTTCCAAGCCCTGTACAATTCAGTATCCGGAGGAACGTTTGATATGGCCCGATCGTACCCGGGGCCGGCTTGTTTTGCCGCGTGATCCGGAAACTGGAAAAAATCGTTGTACCGCCTGCATGATTTGTCAGCGTAGTTGTCCCAACGGGTCCATTGAAATTACCGGCCGGACCAATGCCGCAGGCAAGAAAGAGGCGGAGGATTATTTACTTCATCTGGACCGGTGTACATTTTGCGGGATATGCGTGGAGGTCTGTCCGTTTGATGCACTGCGTATGTCACATGAGCATGAACTGGCGGTGACGGATAAAACCGCGTTGACACTGCATTTGCAGAATGAATCAATTGAGTTTAATGAAAAATGGCGGGGCGGATTACCCGGCAAGCAGGATTGA